One stretch of Deinococcus radiopugnans ATCC 19172 DNA includes these proteins:
- a CDS encoding carboxymuconolactone decarboxylase family protein, producing the protein MTDSSDNTAPPPPEGRARTIIFGSQHDRIMARLEGLDPELAAHIQAFAYDTVYDSSALDLKTQELIACALLVSLGSPPELRTHLRGALNAGATEAELRGALMLCVPYLGFPRTVAGFEALKNYLDAQEKKKG; encoded by the coding sequence ATGACCGATTCCAGCGACAACACCGCCCCGCCGCCCCCCGAAGGCCGGGCTAGAACCATCATTTTCGGCTCCCAGCATGACCGGATCATGGCGCGGCTTGAAGGTTTAGATCCCGAGCTGGCCGCCCACATTCAGGCCTTCGCCTACGACACCGTGTACGACTCCTCGGCGCTGGATCTGAAGACGCAGGAGCTGATCGCCTGTGCCCTGCTGGTGTCGCTGGGCAGTCCGCCGGAACTGCGCACCCACCTGCGCGGTGCGCTGAACGCCGGGGCGACGGAAGCCGAGCTGCGCGGCGCGCTGATGCTGTGCGTGCCGTACCTGGGCTTTCCGCGCACGGTGGCCGGGTTCGAGGCATTGAAGAATTATCTGGACGCGCAGGAAAAGAAAAAGGGGTGA